The following are encoded in a window of Haloarcula halophila genomic DNA:
- a CDS encoding YIP1 family protein, with protein sequence MALRLLTQPRQFFADRESELNGVLGAGLATLFSLVLTSVVGASLWLFARGLGNGVTGEFRTAVTDALPLLFLAVLVLWLVLGAALFLGAKLGGGRGTFGATLEVAAWGLVPTLVGVVVVGAALVVYGLQADLAIDSLAALGARLRPLQSGVSGLAVLLVQIGTAAWQAFIWAAGLRVAHGIDRFSAVATAIVVAVALVVLV encoded by the coding sequence ATGGCGCTGCGACTCCTGACCCAGCCCCGACAGTTCTTCGCGGACCGCGAGTCGGAGTTGAACGGCGTCCTCGGGGCCGGACTGGCAACCCTGTTCTCGCTGGTCCTGACGAGCGTCGTCGGCGCCTCGCTGTGGCTGTTCGCTCGGGGACTGGGGAACGGAGTCACCGGCGAGTTCCGGACGGCGGTGACCGACGCGCTCCCGCTGCTTTTCCTGGCCGTGCTCGTCCTCTGGCTCGTGCTCGGGGCGGCGCTGTTCCTCGGAGCGAAACTGGGCGGCGGACGCGGCACGTTCGGCGCGACGCTGGAGGTCGCGGCCTGGGGCTTGGTGCCAACGCTGGTCGGCGTCGTCGTCGTCGGCGCGGCCCTCGTGGTGTACGGCCTCCAGGCCGACCTCGCGATCGATAGCCTGGCGGCGCTCGGTGCCCGACTCCGCCCGCTCCAGAGCGGGGTCTCCGGGCTCGCGGTCCTCCTGGTCCAGATCGGGACTGCCGCCTGGCAGGCGTTCATCTGGGCGGCCGGCCTCCGAGTCGCCCACGGTATCGACCGGTTCAGCGCGGTGGCGACGGCC